The following DNA comes from Hyphococcus flavus.
CGAGGAATGTCACGGCGCCTTTGCCGTCCACAATCCGGTGATCATAGGAAAGCGCCAGATACATCATCGGTCGGATGACAACTTCGCCATTACGGGCGATTGGGCGTTGTTCTATCCGGTGCATGCCAAGAATGCCTGACTGCGGCTGATTAAGGATCGGCGTCGATAATAGCGAGCCGTAGACACCGCCATTGGTGATGGTGAAGGTGCCGCCCTGCATCTCTTCGAGTTTCAGATCGCCGGAGCGCGCCCGCCGGCCGAAATCTGCGATTTCAAGCTCAATCTCCGCCATTGATTTCAAATCAGCATCGCGCACCACGGGCACGACCAGACCTTTGTCCGTGCCAACGGCTATACCAACATCATAATGGTCTTTGTAAATGATATCGGTTCCGTCGATTTCGGCGTTAACGTCAGGCACTTCTTTCAAAGCATGAACGCAGGCCTTGGCGAAAAACGACATGAAGCCCAGCTTGATGCCATGCTTCTTTTCAAAAAGATCCTTGTACGACGCGCGAAGCTCCATAACAGCGGTCATATCGACGTCGTTGAACGTCGTGAGCATTGCCGCCGTGTCCTGCGCCTCTTTTAATCGGCGCGCGATGGTCTGGCGCAGCCTCGACATCTTCACGCGTTCTTCGCGCTGACCGAGGTCGCGCGTCGCAGAAGGAGTGGGTGCTTTCGCTTGAGACGGCTTCGTTTCGGCAGAAAGTGCGTCAGCTTTCGTCACGCGGCCGCCCTTGCCCGTACCCTGAATGGAAGACGCATCAAGACCGCGCTCAGCAACCACGCGACGCGGCGCCGGCGAGAGCGTATCCGATGATGCGGTTGAGGCTGGTTGCGCAGAAGGCGCCGCAGCGCCGTTTGATTTCGGCGCGGATGCGGACGGCGCTGCGCCCGCTTCGATTATGGCAATTAGCGCGCCGACTTCGACGGTTTCGCCTTCTTTCACTTTAATCTCTTTTAAAACACCCGCAGCCGGAGACGGCACGTCCATAGCGGCCTTGTCCGTTTCGAGGCTGACAATCGGCTCATCACGCTCGACTGCCTCACCCTCTTTCTTTAGCCATTCACCGATGTCAGCTTCCGTGACGGACTCGCCAGACGCGGGAACGCGAACCTCGATTTCTTCGCCACCGCCTGATGACGCCGGAGCGGGTTCATTTTCTTCTTTCGGCGCAGGTTTCACAGCAGCAGCACTCGCTTCGGCATCGATAGCGCCGAGAAGCGCATTCACCTCAACCGTGTCGCCTTCTTGGGCGGAGATGCTTGCAAGCACGCCTGCCGCCGGCGCCGGCACTTCAACCGACACCTTGTCAGTTTCAAGTTCGACCAACGGCTCGTCTGCGTTCACCGCATCGCCCTCATGCTTCATCCATCGGGCGATTGTGGCTTCGGTGACAGATTCGCCGAGCGTTGGAACGCGGATTTCAGTGGCCATACATCTCTTCCTCTCCGGCGAGCTTTAAACGCTTAAAGCTTCGTCCAGAAATTCTTCAAGTTCCTGTTTGTGTTTGCTCATAAGGCCCGTCGCCGGCGAAGCGGCAGCATGACGGCCCACATATTTCGGGCGCTTGTGCTTGGCGTCGATCTGATCAAGGGTCCACTCGAGATTCGGCTCCATAAAGAACCATGAGCCCATGTTTTTTGGCTCTTCCTGACACCAGATCATCTCCGCGTTCCGGAAACGCTGCAGCTCGTTGATAATCGAATGGGCCGGAAACGGATAAAACTGTTCGATGCGCAGAAGATAAACATTGTCAATTCCGCGCTTCTCGCGCTCTTCCAGCAGGTCGTAATAGACCTTTCCGGAACACATGACCACGCGCTTGATTTTGGAGTCCGCAACCAGCTTCACGGTCGAGCCCGGCTGCGATTCCGCATCATCCCATAACACACGATGAAAAGAGGAGCCCGGCCCCATTTCGGCCAGTGTCGATACGCATTTTTTGTGGCGCAGCAGTGACTTCGGCGTCATCAGGATCAACGGCTTGCGGAAATTGCGCCGCATTTGGCGACGCAGGATATGGAAATAATTCGCCGGCGTCGTGCAGTTCGCCACCTGCATGTTATCTTGTGCGCAAAGCTGCAAGAAACGCTCAAGCCGCGCCGAAGAGTGCTCGGGCCCCTGACCTTCATAACCATGCGGCAATAAAAGAACGAGGCCGCACATTCTAAGCCACTTTCGCTCGCCCGAGGAAATGAACTGATCGACAATCACTTGCGCGCCATTCACGAAGTCACCGAACTGCCCTTCCCAGAGCACCAGAAATTTCGGGTTGGCTAAAGAGTATCCATACTCAAATCCCATCACCGCAAATTCGGAAAGGTTTGAGTCATGCACCTCGAATGTCGCATTGCCGTCTTCAAGGTGGCGCAACGGCGTGTAGGTTTTTTCTGTCTCCTGATCGATAAAGACAGCATGCCGCTGAGAAAACGTGCCGCGCCGGGAATCCTGGCCGGAAAGACGCACGCCGAAACCATCCTGCAAAAGCGACCCGAATGCGAGCGCTTCAGCCGTCGCCCAATCAATGCCGGCGCCCTCGTCAATCGTCTTTTTCTTCTGCTGTAAAATGCGCGCGAGCGTTTTGTGAATGTTGAAATTCTTCGGATAGTGCGTAAGCGCAGCGCCGATGGTTTTCAGTTGATCGAGATCAACGGCAGTGTCACCGCGCCGGTCATCGTCCACAGGAGGCACGAACCCAGACCACTGACCGTCGAGCCAGTCAGCCTTATTCGGTTTAAAAGCCTCGGCTGCGGCGAATTCATCATCCAAGAAGGTTCGGAATTTTGACGCCTCGTCAGAAACATCTTGTTCTGTGAGCGAACCTTCTCCAACAAGACGTTTCGCGTACACTTCGCGCGTAGTCGCCAGCGCGCGTATTTTTTTATACATGCGCGGCTGGGTAAAATTCGGTTCATCGCCTTCGTTGTGTCCAAAGCGGCGATAACAGAACATATCGATGACGACATCAGCGCCAAATTTCTGTCGAAACTCCGTGGCGACTTTCGCCGCGTAAACCACCGCCTCCGGATCGTCGCCGTTGACGTGAAAAATCGGCGCCTCAACCATTTTAGCAACATCGGAAGGATATGGCGACGAACGCGCAAAGCGCGGACTGGTCGTAAAGCCGATCTGGTTGTTGACGATAAAATGGATGGTCCCGCCATTGCGATAACCGCGCAGACCTGAAAGCCCGAAACATT
Coding sequences within:
- the odhB gene encoding 2-oxoglutarate dehydrogenase complex dihydrolipoyllysine-residue succinyltransferase, translated to MATEIRVPTLGESVTEATIARWMKHEGDAVNADEPLVELETDKVSVEVPAPAAGVLASISAQEGDTVEVNALLGAIDAEASAAAVKPAPKEENEPAPASSGGGEEIEVRVPASGESVTEADIGEWLKKEGEAVERDEPIVSLETDKAAMDVPSPAAGVLKEIKVKEGETVEVGALIAIIEAGAAPSASAPKSNGAAAPSAQPASTASSDTLSPAPRRVVAERGLDASSIQGTGKGGRVTKADALSAETKPSQAKAPTPSATRDLGQREERVKMSRLRQTIARRLKEAQDTAAMLTTFNDVDMTAVMELRASYKDLFEKKHGIKLGFMSFFAKACVHALKEVPDVNAEIDGTDIIYKDHYDVGIAVGTDKGLVVPVVRDADLKSMAEIELEIADFGRRARSGDLKLEEMQGGTFTITNGGVYGSLLSTPILNQPQSGILGMHRIEQRPIARNGEVVIRPMMYLALSYDHRIVDGKGAVTFLVRLKENLEDPQRLLLDL
- a CDS encoding 2-oxoglutarate dehydrogenase E1 component codes for the protein MAKDGNDPADQAQSKPDTHTALSGSNARYLEAQHARFLADPGSVSEDWRRFFENDPDAGGDHSSDQGPSWERKDWPPKVNGELTAALDGDWASLEPQLKSKIEKRAPAATADEIQQATKDSLRALMLIRAYRIRGHLIADLDPLGLQNQTVHPELDPASLGFTEADMDRPIFIDNVLGLETASLREIIGILRRTYCGTFAVEFMHITDPAQKSWMQHRIEGPDKDISFTNEGKRAIFHKLVEAEGFENFLNTKYTGTKRFGLDGAESMVPALEQIIKRGGALGVKEIVIGMPHRGRLNVLAAVMGKPYHHIFHEFQGGSVTPDDVGGSGDVKYHLGASSDREFDGNKVHLSLTANPSHLEAVNPVVLGKARSKQDRIEPPDLDAPRTHVLPLLLHGDAAFAGQGIVAECFGLSGLRGYRNGGTIHFIVNNQIGFTTSPRFARSSPYPSDVAKMVEAPIFHVNGDDPEAVVYAAKVATEFRQKFGADVVIDMFCYRRFGHNEGDEPNFTQPRMYKKIRALATTREVYAKRLVGEGSLTEQDVSDEASKFRTFLDDEFAAAEAFKPNKADWLDGQWSGFVPPVDDDRRGDTAVDLDQLKTIGAALTHYPKNFNIHKTLARILQQKKKTIDEGAGIDWATAEALAFGSLLQDGFGVRLSGQDSRRGTFSQRHAVFIDQETEKTYTPLRHLEDGNATFEVHDSNLSEFAVMGFEYGYSLANPKFLVLWEGQFGDFVNGAQVIVDQFISSGERKWLRMCGLVLLLPHGYEGQGPEHSSARLERFLQLCAQDNMQVANCTTPANYFHILRRQMRRNFRKPLILMTPKSLLRHKKCVSTLAEMGPGSSFHRVLWDDAESQPGSTVKLVADSKIKRVVMCSGKVYYDLLEEREKRGIDNVYLLRIEQFYPFPAHSIINELQRFRNAEMIWCQEEPKNMGSWFFMEPNLEWTLDQIDAKHKRPKYVGRHAAASPATGLMSKHKQELEEFLDEALSV